The genomic interval TGCAGGGCCTTCCGCCACTCTAACCGCATAGGATAACCATACATCCTGACTGAAAGGCATCTTATCCAGAGAATATAATTCAGCTCTTTCCTTGTCTTTTCCGGCATCACTTGCCCACTGATCCCCGGATCTGAGCTGAAAACGATGGATCTGACTGGTTTTATTTTTGGCGTAGTTGACCGACCAGCTTTTGTCCGGACTTTGTACACGGTACGTATTACTGAATATTGTCAGTTTGGTGGATGTGAACCCGGCATTTACATAATCAGATGGAAAGAGGGTATCTACAATATCTTCTTTTTCCTCGTCAGTAGTTCCTACGTCCCAGAAACTGCCCGTCTGAAGTTCGTAGCCTGATGCAGGAACAATAAAAGAACTGGTTACATCGTCAGCCCAAAGACCGCCGTTTGTTCTTTGCAAAAGTATATCATGAGAATCGGTAGTAGGAGGAAGCAATCTGCATATTTCACCGCCCCGTGTAGCAGTGGAAGCGCCGGTTGGGATATAACTTGTTGCAACAATGCCTGTTTCAAGCTGTGGTCCCCATACATATATTCCTGAAGAACCATTTCCTCTGTATTGCCTTTCATTTTCGCTTACTTCAACACCAATAGTCGTGTCCATTTCGGTACCCGTGGCTATGATGGTACCAGAGCAGCGGAACCATCCGTTCCCCATTTCTTGTATGCTTGTATACAGATACAATGGATTTACACTCCTGCTTACTATTCCGTCGGTCAGATTAAAGTGAGCTGTTGATCCATCGAGATTAAGATAAACCCATTTTCTTTCAGCTGGACGTATGAAAACACTAAATGTATAAACCTGGCCTCTGGTTACAACTGGTTTGATGACAGGACGCATAAAGTGTGAATTGGTAGTACTGTCTTCAACCAGTTTCACTGCATTTACATTGCCATCCGGAGACTCAAACTTGTTAGCCTGCACTGTTGTGGCACGAAATAACCAGGCAGACGTATCGCTAAGTTTACCTGATTGACGCACAAAATTGGTTGCTGCAGGTTCTACCATAAGGCCTTTTAGCTTCCGGGTAGCAGGGTCATAGTTGTAACGCTCACCCGAAAAAGGCTTACTTGTTGTTGCAAAGTAGGAGGAAGGGCTAGAACCGGCTTCAAATTGTGCACCCCACAAATAGAAATTCTTTCCGCTTCCTGAATAGTTAATGATTTCAGATGTATTGAGCATGAAAATCTGAAAACCAGATATAGCACCCAGATCAGGTTTTCCTGTAATTGAAACTCTCCACCAGCCATCGCCTTCATTGACAACAGAAGAATTTATCACATTGGCTGTTTTGTTTGTGATTGCTCCTGTTGCCATATTAAAAAAGAAATTTGGATTCCCTCCTGTATAGTTTGCTGCGTTCATAAAACTAACACGAACTTTGGTACAGGAACCAGCTTTCAAATGGATACTAAATGTGTAATTAAGCCCTTGATTAACAGCAACGTTTCGGCTGAGTCGATGCTCGCTTCGAGCGCTTGTTTCAGTTAATACCTGAGCAGTTTTAGAACCATCAGGTGCATTGACGCTACTTGTAGAACCTGCCGTGGTTCCGGTTTTACTCCAGCTGCCATCTTTGATATCCTCACTGTAAGTCAGTAAATTCTG from Dyadobacter sp. NIV53 carries:
- a CDS encoding heparin lyase I family protein, which translates into the protein MNSRRSFLRKTSLASALLFTAPHLFTTKSYGRNKAQLLKMRPENLKKSVFEPPILEEIENIVFSRPSSATYFNSSGVLSYANQNLLTYSEDIKDGSWSKTGTTAGSTSSVNAPDGSKTAQVLTETSARSEHRLSRNVAVNQGLNYTFSIHLKAGSCTKVRVSFMNAANYTGGNPNFFFNMATGAITNKTANVINSSVVNEGDGWWRVSITGKPDLGAISGFQIFMLNTSEIINYSGSGKNFYLWGAQFEAGSSPSSYFATTSKPFSGERYNYDPATRKLKGLMVEPAATNFVRQSGKLSDTSAWLFRATTVQANKFESPDGNVNAVKLVEDSTTNSHFMRPVIKPVVTRGQVYTFSVFIRPAERKWVYLNLDGSTAHFNLTDGIVSRSVNPLYLYTSIQEMGNGWFRCSGTIIATGTEMDTTIGVEVSENERQYRGNGSSGIYVWGPQLETGIVATSYIPTGASTATRGGEICRLLPPTTDSHDILLQRTNGGLWADDVTSSFIVPASGYELQTGSFWDVGTTDEEKEDIVDTLFPSDYVNAGFTSTKLTIFSNTYRVQSPDKSWSVNYAKNKTSQIHRFQLRSGDQWASDAGKDKERAELYSLDKMPFSQDVWLSYAVRVAEGPAVTSKFCHLGQFHATEDQNEVASVPVLTFRFNGNDDLSVTTCANTAKIATTNTSGVVRYTGKLKRGIWVRNVLRIRFHHTNGQVEWWENGVKKLDLSGVGIGNNDTVGPYWKYGLYRTKSPETLTVEYANMELSTTTSLRSRIESPLLIL